Proteins found in one Triticum urartu cultivar G1812 chromosome 4, Tu2.1, whole genome shotgun sequence genomic segment:
- the LOC125552746 gene encoding TATA-binding protein-associated factor 2N-like isoform X2, translated as MDRYQRVEKPRPEAAAISENEIRITTQGLIRNYVTYATSLLQEKRVKEIVLKAMGQAISKTVAITEIIKKRIPGLHQDTTISSVSITDVWEPIEEGLVPLEMTRHVSMISISLSPKELDTNSPGYQAPLHAEPLKPRYQQVQRYQQQHQPRQNQDSYVRGRGRGRGRGWGGRGGYGGGYGGYDNNQGGYGGYSNQGGYGHNQGGYGNHGGYGHNQGGYGNQGGYGNQGGYGQNQGGYGGGYGYDQGGYGGYDNGGWNYNQNRGRGGGGRGRGNWGYSGPGYERGGRGAGGPGGPGGRGYVRGRGRMGPGRGRGNENY; from the exons ATGGATCGGTACCAACGGGTCGAGAAGCCGCGGCCGGAGGCCGCCGCCATCAGCGAGAACGAGATCCGTATCACCACACAGGGCCTCATCCGCAACTACGTCACCTACGCCACCTCCCTCCTCCAG GAAAAAAGGGTGAAAGAAATTGTGTTGAAGGCCATGGGACAAGCTATCAGCAAGACAGTGGCTATTACCGAGATCATAAAG AAAAGGATCCCTGGGTTGCATCAAGATACAACGATCAGTTCAGTCAGTATTACTGATGTATGGGAACCCATTGAGGAAGGCCTTGTACC ATTGGAGATGACTCGTCATGTTTCAATGATCTCAATCTCCTTGTCACCTAAGGAGCTCGACACAAATTCACCCGG ATATCAAGCTCCATTGCATGCAGAGCCACTTAAACCAAGGTACCAGCAAGTTCAGCGGTATCAACAACAGCACCAGCCAAGACAAAATCAAG ATTCATATGTACGTGGAAGAGGCAGAGGGAGAGGAAGGGGCTGGGGTGGTAGGGGAGGGTATGGTGGAGGTTATGGTGGGTATGATAATAACCAAGGAGGTTATGGTGGATATAGCAACCAGGGAGGATACGGCCACAACCAAGGTGGGTATGGCAATCATGGAGGTTACGGCCACAACCAAGGTGGGTatggcaaccagggaggttacggCAATCAGGGAGGGTATGGCCAAAACCAAGGTGGCTATGGAGGGGGTTATGGTTATGATCAAGGTGGATATGGGGGATATG ATAATGGTGGCTGGAATTACAACCAGAACAGAGGCCGTGGTGGCGGTGGGCGAGGAAGAGGCAACTGGGGATACAGTG GTCCAGGATACGAGCGCGGTGGCCGAGGTGCAGGCGGCCCAGGTGGCCCAGGCGGCAGGGGCTACGTGCGGGGCCGTGGTCGGATGGGCCCTGGCCGCGGGCGCGGGAACGAGAACTATTAG
- the LOC125552746 gene encoding TATA-binding protein-associated factor 2N-like isoform X1: MDRYQRVEKPRPEAAAISENEIRITTQGLIRNYVTYATSLLQEKRVKEIVLKAMGQAISKTVAITEIIKKRIPGLHQDTTISSVSITDVWEPIEEGLVPLEMTRHVSMISISLSPKELDTNSPGYQAPLHAEPLKPRYQQVQRYQQQHQPRQNQGQTDSYVRGRGRGRGRGWGGRGGYGGGYGGYDNNQGGYGGYSNQGGYGHNQGGYGNHGGYGHNQGGYGNQGGYGNQGGYGQNQGGYGGGYGYDQGGYGGYDNGGWNYNQNRGRGGGGRGRGNWGYSGPGYERGGRGAGGPGGPGGRGYVRGRGRMGPGRGRGNENY, translated from the exons ATGGATCGGTACCAACGGGTCGAGAAGCCGCGGCCGGAGGCCGCCGCCATCAGCGAGAACGAGATCCGTATCACCACACAGGGCCTCATCCGCAACTACGTCACCTACGCCACCTCCCTCCTCCAG GAAAAAAGGGTGAAAGAAATTGTGTTGAAGGCCATGGGACAAGCTATCAGCAAGACAGTGGCTATTACCGAGATCATAAAG AAAAGGATCCCTGGGTTGCATCAAGATACAACGATCAGTTCAGTCAGTATTACTGATGTATGGGAACCCATTGAGGAAGGCCTTGTACC ATTGGAGATGACTCGTCATGTTTCAATGATCTCAATCTCCTTGTCACCTAAGGAGCTCGACACAAATTCACCCGG ATATCAAGCTCCATTGCATGCAGAGCCACTTAAACCAAGGTACCAGCAAGTTCAGCGGTATCAACAACAGCACCAGCCAAGACAAAATCAAGGTCAAACAG ATTCATATGTACGTGGAAGAGGCAGAGGGAGAGGAAGGGGCTGGGGTGGTAGGGGAGGGTATGGTGGAGGTTATGGTGGGTATGATAATAACCAAGGAGGTTATGGTGGATATAGCAACCAGGGAGGATACGGCCACAACCAAGGTGGGTATGGCAATCATGGAGGTTACGGCCACAACCAAGGTGGGTatggcaaccagggaggttacggCAATCAGGGAGGGTATGGCCAAAACCAAGGTGGCTATGGAGGGGGTTATGGTTATGATCAAGGTGGATATGGGGGATATG ATAATGGTGGCTGGAATTACAACCAGAACAGAGGCCGTGGTGGCGGTGGGCGAGGAAGAGGCAACTGGGGATACAGTG GTCCAGGATACGAGCGCGGTGGCCGAGGTGCAGGCGGCCCAGGTGGCCCAGGCGGCAGGGGCTACGTGCGGGGCCGTGGTCGGATGGGCCCTGGCCGCGGGCGCGGGAACGAGAACTATTAG